The segment CCTAAATCCAGCTCTAACTTTTCAGATTCCACCAAGGTCGAAGTGGTGGCATTGCCAGATGCGACTGGAAATATGACTCTAACGAATGTCGTGCAAATCAAACAGCAAGATGGAACTATCTGCTATGCCATCGTGCAAATTGGAAATAGCTCTAGCTATCCAAATTCTATCTCTTGCTTGCGCCCATAAAAAAAGCTGCGTTTTTTAGGCGCAGCTTTTTTAGTTTCATTTTTAAAAATCTTTAGAAGGCGTTTTGAACGTTGAAAATAGTGGTCGTTTTAACGGGCTCCTGTTCATCACTTCCAGCGGCTTGTTCGTAGCCTAGGATTTCCATTGTCGCCGTGGTGAAAAATGGAGTCACCGAACTGATACCTCCGCAATAAAGAGGACAGTTGGTTGTAAAGGTCTCTGTCCCCGCTGGGACTTTCGAGTCATGGATTGTACCTGTTCCCCACCAATTGGCGTCATTACTCAAAGCTGCCAACGCATCGCCCCCCACCTTGCACTCAAAGGGAGCGCTGGAACCCGGGATATTCATCGTGATTGTGATCAAGCTGATATAGAGGTCCTTATCCACATTCTTCTTTGTGAAGGTGATGCGTGGGATTCTAAAATAAGCCGCTGAGATGTCTGCACTGGGAGTGGTGCCCGAGGTGGCTTGCTTGATTGCCAAACAGCTTGTGGCCGGGCTGGGAATCAGCTGTGCCGTTGATACGGAGGAGCTGACGGAAACACTCTCCTCCCCTGCGGCACAGGCGGTTAAGAAGCTTGCTAGGAGACCGAGCAGAATGAATGCTTTCATGGTGACCTCCTATAGATCTTTCGTTGTAGAGCCACCGTCAACTTGTCCCATAATTCTTGGGGTGATGAAAATCAACAGTTCAGATTTAGTCTTACGGATACTCTTGGTTTTAAACAACCAGCCAACCACTGGGACCTCACGGAACCATGGAACTCCCGTTTCACCATCTGTCGCATCGCTTTGGTAGATACCACCGATAACAGCGGTTTGACCGTTCTTCACAAGAACACGTGTGTTCGCTTCACGAGAATTTACTGAAAAGCTTCCCAATGCGGCATCCACGACAGCTCCTTGGAATTGTCTGTTTACTGCAATTTTCATTATAACAGATCCATCAGAAGTTACCTGTGGAGTAACCTCTAATTTGAGGGTCAATGGCTTAAACTGGAACGATGTCTGGTTTGATGTCCCATTAATCGTCACCTGCTTAACTGGCACCTCAGTAGTTTGATTGATGTCAGCCTTTTCATTGCTCATTGTAAAGATACGTGGAGATGCCAATACCTTCACTTTATTCTCGGATTCAGACAAGGCTAACGCCGCTGTAATACTTCCGAAAACGTCCAGTGTACCGATATCAAGACCGAAATCTAAGTTGGTACCACCGGAACCCTTGCCTGGATTGACTGCAAACTTAGGAGTCATGTTCACCGGGCCACGACTTGAGTTGCCCAGTTTGATTGTTGATCCCGAAGACGACCAGCTCACACCGATGTCGCGAGCGAAGTCTTCCTGAGCTTCTACGATCTTACCTTCAATCAAGACTTGTTGTGGCTGAGTATCAAGACTTGAAATCAACTTAGCGATTCTTTCCAAGTTGTCTTCAATATCTGTGACAACGAGAGCGTTCGTACGCATATCGCCGACCACTTTACCGCGATCGCCGAGGAAGTCTTTGATCTTCTTTTCGAGCTCATCCACTTTCGCGTAACTGATTGGGAACATGCGAACTTTAAGAGGCTCTAGATTTTTACGAGCGGCTGCCAACTTGTTTGCATCATCCTCTTCGGCTTTCAAGTCTGCAAGAGGAGCAATACGCAAAACGTTTCCTTGGCGAGTGTAGCCCAATTTACGTGCGCGCATGATCACAACCAAAGCTTGGTCCCAAGGCACCTGGCGAAGTTTGAGGCTGACGTTGCCTTTAACTTCGTCGGAAAGAACCATGTTCACGCCGCTTTCTTCTGTGATGAAGTTCAAAGCGTCACGGATGTCCATGCTGTTTGTTTCGATGGAAATTTTCTTACCGTAGAATTGACTGTTACCCGCCAAAAACTCTGTCAGGCTTTGATTTGGCAAAATCTGTGACTCACCTGATTCTTGATTCTCATGGTCAACCACTGGCTGAGGTGCGGAACCTGATGCCACGATCAAAAGGCTGCTTCCTTCTGTCTGCACCGCTGGTTCTGAAACTCCTTCGCGCATTTGGATAACGAAACGAGCTGTTGTAGACCCTGGATTCTGGTAGGCATCGATAGCACCTACCGCCCCTTTGATATCGCGGGTGTTCAATGAGCGCTTCAAACGATCAGGAAGAATCGCATTATCCACTTCAACGATGTATTGATGAAGATCCGGATTCGTACGTGTTGTGAAAGTCAAAGGACGATCCCCTTGAACGATCACAGTTCCACCTGTTTCGTTGGCCTTAAATTTCAAATCTGTGATTGTTGCAGGAGTTGCGGCATTTTGCGCCACTGGCTGTGCTGCTGGAATAGATTCCTGCATAGGAGCAGGAACTGTTCCATGAGCTGGTTCCTGGGTTGGAACCGGAGCCGGAGCATCTGCAATGCCGCTGTTCGCAAACGGATCTTCCGTTGGCGCAGCCTCTTCAATGACTGGAGCCGGTGGTTGCTGAGCTTGCTTTTCAGCACCGGCTTGACTGACTTCCTCTTCAATTGCCAAATCCTGGTCTCCTGCGGGAGCCTCTGCCGGAGGAGGTTCAGATTTCGCCTTCGCTTGTTTGTCTTCTGGAGTCTCATCAAAGTCTGAGAATTCATCAGTCGCGCCAGAAGAAGATCCGCCATCAGCAGAAGCAACTTCAGCAGTAGAATCAGTATCATCAAGGGACAGATCGTCGCCGCCACCACGAGAAGGATGACTTGCACAAGAAGTCAAAGTGGCAATCATTGCACTTACGATCATAAATCTAATGAATCCGTTCATTAGTTCCTCCTTACAAAGAGAATTTTATTTTTTAAATTCCATCACGCGGGTTTCTTTAGTGGCTTTGCCGTCATCGTATTTCGTTTCTACGACGACAATTTCACCCTCGCGTATAGCCGCAACAAATCCTTCACTGCGACCAATTTTTGAGTTCTTAACAACAGTATAAACTGCACCATCCGGATCTTTCACCATCGCTCTTGGGGTTTTGACATCCCACAAGATTCCCACGATCTGCAAACGATCCACTTCCCAACGCTGCAAAGGCTCCAAAGGAACTTCTGTTTTTTCCACTTTCCCTGTAGGACGCGCCATACGGAAAGGCTTGAATGGATCTCTTTTACCCGTTGGATCATAGATGTATTCATCACGCGGCATTGTTCCCGTTGTCGCTTGAGGCGCTGTCACTGAATCGCCCAATGGCATTTCTTCAGTCGGCGTCGGAGGCGGTGGCGGAACTTGCTGAGCCTCTCCAGCCTTCGGGGCTGAAGGGGGAACTGCTGGCGGAGCTGCTTTACCTGGTGTCGGACTAGCCGCAGGTTTCACCCCCGTTTTTGCCGCAGGAACTTGCGTTGCTTCAACTTCTTTCAAAAACTCTGGAGGAAGATCTCCCGATGAAGGAGCTTCCTGAGAGTGAGCCGGAGCCATGAACTTCATGCTCACCGCAAAGGCAAGCCACAGTCCCAACGAGGCTACTAAAATGTAAGACATCATCCATCTTACCGACTTCACTGTTTCTCCGCTTTAGGCTTTTCAGGGGCGAGCTTATAACCCACCACTTGCCCGTCAAATTTCAATTTTTTCGCACCGGTTCCTGGATCAGTAATCGTAATATCTTTCACTCGAGACATGCGCTCAGCGGAAGAAACCAAGAATACAAATTGAGCCAGCTCCGAATAAGTTCCCTCAAGGCTGACCTCGACGGGTACTTCTTCCACAACCTCTTTACGGATATTATCACCCGGCTTTTTCGATTTAACATTCACACCGGCATTCCGGGCAAAACCATCGATCGATTTATTAATATCAATCGAGTACAAAGCTGATGGCAACCGACGCGAGATCTCTTGATACTGAGTGCTCAAGCGACCGACCTTATCTTGCATTTCACGTACTTGCTTCAAAGTCGCATCTGTATCTTTCTTTTTCGCCTCTTCAGTTTTTAGCTGCTCATTAATTGTGGCAATTTGACCATCAACTACGGCGCCGTCGTCATAAAGAGTGAAATAGAAAAAGCCACAGATCGCCAGACCGATGATAAAAGATTTGCCAAATGTATAAGCAGAAATTGTTTCAAAAAACTTATTCATAATGGCTTCTCCAACAGACAGCTAATCTCAAACTTTTTGAGACTGACCCCATCAACCAGAGACTCGCTTGAGTTCACCAGATTTACGTCCATCAAAAAGACACTTTTTGTCAAAGCCTCTAGAAAACCAGAGACCTCAAAATCACTGAGCGCAAGTCCTTGCACAGTCACTTTTTCCGGAGTGATTTTAATTTGTGTGATCCACGCCTTTTCAGGTATCACTTGTTGCAGCAGATCCAGGACCCGAATTTCACGATGACGATCTTTTGAGATCTTATCCAAAGCCGCAATACGGGCTTCGATCAAAGCTTCGTCTTCTTTAAACTTCTTAATCTCTGCAACTGATGCACTTTGCTTCGCATTGTAGGCTGTCAACTCATTCAACATTTGCGTCTTGGCGTTGAGTTCGCTTTGCTTTTGCGGAACATTTTGCTCTTGATAAGCATAAAGCGCCAAGGCCGGGATCAACATGATCACAAGACGCTTTAAAGCCTCCTTGCGAGTTTCTTCCGGCGATAAGAATCCATCCGTTGAAATTCCCAAAGAAGCATTAACTGAAGCTGTTGTTCCTACACCGGAGGATGCTAGATTGATTTTAATCATTAGCTATCCCCCACTTCACGAAGGGCTAAACCCGTAACAACCCCGGCAAATGAACTGATTTGCTCAAGATATTCTGGAGAGAACTTTTTAGGATTTGCCTTCACTCTAATAAACGGATTGAACTGCTGCATTGGAATTCCTGTCACACGTGCGACAGTGTCAACCAAGCCCGATGTTGAAGAGCTTCCACCTGTATAGAAACAACGATTCAATGTAAGGCCATTTGTGGTGGCACTTAAGAAATCCAAACTACTGCGAATCTCTTCAGTCACGGCTTCATTCGTCGCGCTGATCACTGCATGCACATCGTCTGGAACTTCTCGCTTTGAAACCGCACTCAGCTTTAAAGCTTCAGCTTCTGGAATAGTCACACCCATCGCTTTATGGATCTCATTCGTGTAGTTGGCACCACCCACAGGGATATCACGGCAGAAAATCACTTCGCCGTTTTGAATCACCACGAAGTTTGTGATGGAGGCACCAAAGTTCAAGATCCCAACAACTTCACCTGGAAGTTTTCCATAGTTCAATTCAAAAGAGTTCGCCAGAGCAAAACCACTCACGTCGAGCACGCCACAAGTCAGCCCGCTGATCTCGATAACTTGAGTGTATTGAGTGACTAGTTCATTTTGAGCGGCGATCAAAAGGACGTCCATCGTGTCAGGCGAGCTGCTTCCTGCCAGAATATGATGGGCTAAGCTGATGTTATTGATATCAAAAGGAATATATTGTTCAGCTTCAAAACGGATTTGGTCTTTGACCATCTTTTTATCCATTTTTGGAATCGTGATTTTCTTAACGATAACCGCAGTTCCCCACATCGCCGTCGCAATGTTTTTTCGCTTGGAACCAACTTCATTAATCAAAGACTGAACAGCCAATCCGACGGAAGCAATGTCGACAATTTCACCGCCAGAAACGGCGTTCGGAGGAGTTGGCGCAAAACCAAAAGAAAGCAGTTGGGCTCCTTTTCCAGAGAAGTCCATTTCAGCCAATTTGATTGAACTCGTACCGATATCGAGTCCGATGACTTTCTTTGATTTAAAAAACATTACCTAGTTGCTTCCCCAGTTGTGTTCCACGCTGACAATTTTAAAGACCAACGTCTTTAGACGCAGGTCTAACATATTAAAATTATTTATGGTCTGGAATAGAATGTCAAACAAGGGTCTAGCTAGAAGTTAGATTAAGCCCGGAAGAAAAAGGTCTAGGTACCACAATGCGATAGTCTGGCCGCCAAACAGGTAGATCACCGCACCTAAGGCGAGGTAAGGACCGAAGGGAATTACAGTCTTTAGTCCAGCCTTTTGTTTTCGGGCAGCGATGATACCAATGACACTTCCAATGATGGCAGAAGACATTATAACAAACGGAATGGCCTTCCAACCCAACAAGGCACCGATCCAGGCAAGGAGTTTAATATCTCCCCCACCCATGCCTTCCTGCTTAGTCATCAGATAGTATACATAAGCCATTCCCCACAAAAAACCACCGCCCATGAGAACACCCCAAAAGGCTTCCATGAATTCACGCTGAGGGTTTAGGGCCGCCCCAATCAATCCAATCACGATCCCCGACAACGTAAACTCATCAGGCAAAATCATGTGATCCAGGTCGATAAAAGTGCAAACCACGAGGCCGAATATGAAGATTAAGTACTCGGGCAAGTTCCAGGTCCAACCCGCATAATGATAGCTCAAAGCAAAGAGAACACCGGTGATAATTTCAACCAGAGGATAACGGAAGGAAAACTTCGCACCGCACTTTCGACATTTCCCTTTGAGAATAAACCAACTCAGAATTGGAATATTATCGTACCACTTGATCGGAGTCTTACAGCTGTAACAATAGCTGCGCGGCTTAACGATGCTTTCCTCTTTT is part of the Bdellovibrio svalbardensis genome and harbors:
- the pilQ gene encoding type IV pilus secretin PilQ translates to MNGFIRFMIVSAMIATLTSCASHPSRGGGDDLSLDDTDSTAEVASADGGSSSGATDEFSDFDETPEDKQAKAKSEPPPAEAPAGDQDLAIEEEVSQAGAEKQAQQPPAPVIEEAAPTEDPFANSGIADAPAPVPTQEPAHGTVPAPMQESIPAAQPVAQNAATPATITDLKFKANETGGTVIVQGDRPLTFTTRTNPDLHQYIVEVDNAILPDRLKRSLNTRDIKGAVGAIDAYQNPGSTTARFVIQMREGVSEPAVQTEGSSLLIVASGSAPQPVVDHENQESGESQILPNQSLTEFLAGNSQFYGKKISIETNSMDIRDALNFITEESGVNMVLSDEVKGNVSLKLRQVPWDQALVVIMRARKLGYTRQGNVLRIAPLADLKAEEDDANKLAAARKNLEPLKVRMFPISYAKVDELEKKIKDFLGDRGKVVGDMRTNALVVTDIEDNLERIAKLISSLDTQPQQVLIEGKIVEAQEDFARDIGVSWSSSGSTIKLGNSSRGPVNMTPKFAVNPGKGSGGTNLDFGLDIGTLDVFGSITAALALSESENKVKVLASPRIFTMSNEKADINQTTEVPVKQVTINGTSNQTSFQFKPLTLKLEVTPQVTSDGSVIMKIAVNRQFQGAVVDAALGSFSVNSREANTRVLVKNGQTAVIGGIYQSDATDGETGVPWFREVPVVGWLFKTKSIRKTKSELLIFITPRIMGQVDGGSTTKDL
- a CDS encoding pilus assembly protein PilP, whose product is MKSVRWMMSYILVASLGLWLAFAVSMKFMAPAHSQEAPSSGDLPPEFLKEVEATQVPAAKTGVKPAASPTPGKAAPPAVPPSAPKAGEAQQVPPPPPTPTEEMPLGDSVTAPQATTGTMPRDEYIYDPTGKRDPFKPFRMARPTGKVEKTEVPLEPLQRWEVDRLQIVGILWDVKTPRAMVKDPDGAVYTVVKNSKIGRSEGFVAAIREGEIVVVETKYDDGKATKETRVMEFKK
- the pilO gene encoding type 4a pilus biogenesis protein PilO, which produces MNKFFETISAYTFGKSFIIGLAICGFFYFTLYDDGAVVDGQIATINEQLKTEEAKKKDTDATLKQVREMQDKVGRLSTQYQEISRRLPSALYSIDINKSIDGFARNAGVNVKSKKPGDNIRKEVVEEVPVEVSLEGTYSELAQFVFLVSSAERMSRVKDITITDPGTGAKKLKFDGQVVGYKLAPEKPKAEKQ
- a CDS encoding PilN domain-containing protein; the encoded protein is MIKINLASSGVGTTASVNASLGISTDGFLSPEETRKEALKRLVIMLIPALALYAYQEQNVPQKQSELNAKTQMLNELTAYNAKQSASVAEIKKFKEDEALIEARIAALDKISKDRHREIRVLDLLQQVIPEKAWITQIKITPEKVTVQGLALSDFEVSGFLEALTKSVFLMDVNLVNSSESLVDGVSLKKFEISCLLEKPL
- the pilM gene encoding type IV pilus assembly protein PilM codes for the protein MFFKSKKVIGLDIGTSSIKLAEMDFSGKGAQLLSFGFAPTPPNAVSGGEIVDIASVGLAVQSLINEVGSKRKNIATAMWGTAVIVKKITIPKMDKKMVKDQIRFEAEQYIPFDINNISLAHHILAGSSSPDTMDVLLIAAQNELVTQYTQVIEISGLTCGVLDVSGFALANSFELNYGKLPGEVVGILNFGASITNFVVIQNGEVIFCRDIPVGGANYTNEIHKAMGVTIPEAEALKLSAVSKREVPDDVHAVISATNEAVTEEIRSSLDFLSATTNGLTLNRCFYTGGSSSTSGLVDTVARVTGIPMQQFNPFIRVKANPKKFSPEYLEQISSFAGVVTGLALREVGDS
- a CDS encoding prepilin peptidase — translated: MSELDTFFYVMFFVLGAIFGSFANVIILRLPKEESIVKPRSYCYSCKTPIKWYDNIPILSWFILKGKCRKCGAKFSFRYPLVEIITGVLFALSYHYAGWTWNLPEYLIFIFGLVVCTFIDLDHMILPDEFTLSGIVIGLIGAALNPQREFMEAFWGVLMGGGFLWGMAYVYYLMTKQEGMGGGDIKLLAWIGALLGWKAIPFVIMSSAIIGSVIGIIAARKQKAGLKTVIPFGPYLALGAVIYLFGGQTIALWYLDLFLPGLI